The genomic region ACGCTCGCCGTGTCTCCATGTGCGTCTAGACCGGAGTTTCCCGGCAACTCTTAGTGGTCCAGACtccttcgccccccccccccctgaggcTGAGCTGATTAACAGTAACAGGGATCAACAATGCATGATGATATGAATTATAATGGACCGATGGAGGACGGCCTTTGGCCCTGCGTGCGCTCCATATGAGGCCGATGGCACGGTGATGATGTACACACAGGCCCTGCAGGCGCAGGCCAGACAAAGGCAAAAGCACGCCGGGCCGTAGGTTAATGTAAGTGGAGAGGACACGGGAGGCCCGGCGGGGACGTCTATAGGCCCGGCACGCAGGGAAAGAGGACATTTTTGAACCGTAAATACACTCGTGCCCGCCAGTGTACACATATTAGTACGATGAGGTCACGCAAgcttttagattttttttatgcgcttaaaaaaaaaggcaaagaaatagctatatgtcatttatttttctggttccccaaaaaaaaatctgatattTAAGAGATGAGAGCAGCCAAGTGTGGTCAgagtattttgtttttgcagcagcagctctctcctccatcacctcctctcgGCAGCCAGCTGTTCTTCAGCCatccgtggggggggggggggggggggggggggggggggaggagggaggagagggagagagagagagagagagagagagagagagagagagagagagagagagagagagagagagagagaccagagaccagagaccagagaccagagaccagagacatacAGTATGGTGAATTGTCTGGAAGAAGAAGCATTGATTCTGAGATTGTGGGTCTTGTGCCAAGTGACTCCCGCCTTGTCTCGCTCAGGAGAGGTGAAGAggtcatcctctcctctctggagatggatctctctctctttcttttccccctttCACCTCATCTGTCACTCAACGAATTGGATCCGTCTCCCCGAGTCGTGTGCGGTGTGTCTGGTTATAGGGGAGCCGCGTGAGGCGGAGCTGACAGCTAACCAATATTAATGAGACTCATCTACTGGTATTTCTCTCACTGACTCCAATGTCAACTTTctacttcctcttttctttgctaTCTTATTTCTGTCGTTCTCTCATTGATAGATAGCTGCTGGAAACTGTGAGGAAACTAAAGACCCAGTGGAAGAATCGAGGCCTGTAATTTATCAATATAAAAGTAATATTGCATATAAACGGCCCTTTCTTTGCTACAGTAGGTGCTTTGTCATGTTGGTTCAGGTAGAGCGATCAGAATGCTGGTTCTCGATTGCGGGCTTTAATTTGGATGAAGAAGCAGCGGAGCGGTATTAATAGTTGGAAAAGTAAGAAAAGGGGTGCAAAATAAACAGGAAGCAACTAAGAGTTGGAGTTTGTGTGTGCTGAGAATGagttttaattgtctttttgttgGAATAAGGATAATTCATCAGCTGGTCCAAGCCCTGCAAGCACTTTTATTGAGGAAAAACTAGGTCGATCCATAGTTTGCTTTTAACATACGATTCACTTGTTTGAGCACCATTGGGAAAAAAAGGGTTAGTAGTCATAgaatgtgtacaaaaaaaattgtttaaaaaaaaaaagaagtaatttgTAGTATCTGTTGAACATTTTCATTGTATAGTATGTTTGAAAAAgtcctataaaaaaaaaaaatcatattatatatCCAACGTCCTACTATAGTGTAAATAGTCCAAAACAATCTATATTGATAAATACAGTTAAGAGGgaaaaatgcatatttatttttggggttGACTCtctttattgtatttgtataaagTCCCCGACAAATGAATTGCCTAAACTACTCTATTCAgtggtaaataaaaataagcacAAGATTTAGTATTACAGGAATGAATTCAAATGTCTCTGGCTCCACCTGGTGGAGAATTTAGGGAGATGCACTCTCTGGCTCTAtaccatttaaataaaatggaatAATTGTTGTTGAATGAatttaataaatcattaaatattCCTCAATTATATAGTTTGACCTCAATAAATGATCTGaaatactccccccccccccccatctgtcaCACATAAAAGACAAAGTGGAAAAACTGAAAGGACCTACAGCAAAAAGactttaatttgtaaatatCCATTGATGTTTATTACAATAAAGTACGGGGACTTTTTACTGTGTCTAGTTTCTTGAGCACCAGTTTCTCAGAATTgacttgtgtaaaaaaacacaaaaaaaacaacacaaaacttGTTGTTGAAACTGAATTTAACGTCAagtgtacacaaaaaaaacaacccaccaAAGGCTCAATGTAACACGATCATCAATAAGAATATTGTCCCGTTTCACcggcaaaaacaaaaatgttgaaAGAGATCTTCCGTGACTTTTGTAACTTgccgtctgtgtgtcatgtcaccaaaaaaagaaatgtctctaaaaaaaaattgaagtaaaaaataaataaaaatcaatatctGTATTTTGTGGAATAGTCCTTTGGAGACACCACCAGACCTCTTCCTTTTCTGGCTCCCCGGTACACCGTTTCCACAATGTCTATCATCTCCTGCTTGTCCTCCATCGTCCAGTtgatcttgttgttgtttccagTCCCCAAATCAATCATGATGTGTTTGTTCCTGGAaacgaaaacaacaacaacattgaagtTCTGTCGTTCCTCAACGGTGACATACAGGAGAGAGAAGTTCCTCGTACAGCAACCGGCTTCAATCGACGTCACGACATCGGTTCTGATATTTGGAAATCGAGGCCGTCACGTGACTCACCTGAAAAAGAACATGACGGTGCAGGGGTCGTACAACTCGtacatcttgttgaagtcgggCACCTCTGTGATGTCCACCAGGTAGATGACTGCGAAGTTCTTCACCTGTCGGGACGTACGCAGAATAGTAAACCGTCAATGTACAATTTTTGAACGGGGGAAAAGTTAGtttatggattaaacaaaacaaattatcTTGGGACGACGTTTTTATGATGTCAAATGACAGTATTTGCTTTGCAAGCTCGCACGACCACGCGTGAAATAATTTGGGTTATTGCCGTCGTCTCTTAACACACAAGCAAGAGCACATTTCCCCCACGTGTTTATTCTTTGGCTTTTGATTAAGAACGAGAGCTGCCTTGTTGTTTtcagcattttatttcatttattattcatctgaTCTGTTGATGTggttcttttatgtttttagttttgatTATACGACACTTTAGCCGCCTGCTTTTAAATGTGCTTCAGAAACTATTATTCCTACTGTTACCTGCAATACCTCACCTTGTTAGTGCACCAGTATTAACAACGAGCATACCGGAGCTTCAAAAAGAGTATAAAGTTACATCTTTAAAGAAAGTATTGCAATGCCGCATCTTTTTAACAGCTTTCATAGATTTGGGCGGCATGTCCTGAAAACGGTCTACAAGCGGCGGACTGAGACTAACACAACcccaacaatacattttaaatatgtgttcagCTTTAATCTGACGGGGGCAGctgaatatgaaaaatatataaaatacatttgatcaAAGAGAGCTTGTCTCAACAGAATTTCAGCGGCATTATTTCAGCTGCTTCAACAATGTAGTCAAATTAAACGTGATCACTAAAACGCCGTTAAAAACACATTCGGGCtcattttaaaaactaaattctGAAGCTGCACCTCGATCCCGCTCGCTCAGaaatattcatttataaatatcCAAAGTCACAGGAATCATGTTCAGTgtacataaaacaaatgtacttcgacaaaagaagaagagaaaaaaagaaaaggataaGCAGACGTTTTGCACCGAGAAagacttaaaaacacaaacgcGGTAACTTCAGATTCAAACTAATATCAAAGCAGGATTTAGGATTCTAACCGGTGCATTTCTGCACTGCGATATGCAATTTAATACGGACTGAAATAAATAAGGAATTAAAACTGTGCGAGGGCGGAGACGAAGACAAAGTGAGGAAGTGAGCAAGTACGCTTCACACGGGTCGGGACTGCTAATTCCATTGTTTACACtacaaaacaaatctaaaatcaACCAGGACAGAAATCTTAATGATTGCCACTTTAATTtttaatgtatatgtgtgtatagcccaaaaatcacaacacacacacctccaaatAAACCTTTAACCGGTAGAAAAAGGGGAAGTGGCCTCTCTTTCTTGAATAAACCCAGTTTATGGTTCATTAACTTTGTGTACACAACACATCTTGGTTGGCTTCTGACGCGGATCACGTGCGACGTCGCCCTCTGAGGGAAAAGCTTGAACATCACACTCAtgtcatcaacaacaacaacaacaacaacaacaacaacacgtcgGAGCAGACATGACTCAAACCTTTTCCGCGATGCTGTAGAGAACCTCGTCCATCTTCATGCACGTCGGGTCCCAGTCGTGGCCGAAGCGGATCACGAGGACCCGGTCCTCTTCGGACAGGATGGCCTGGTCCACCTGCCAGCCGTTGTGGAGATGCGGTAGCATGTACGACATCTTGATCCCGAGTCAGACACCTGAAACACACGCAAACAGGATGTTAGCTCGCATCACGTTGAAGGGACAGCAATgtttgctaacgttagcttacgGCTAGGTTAGCTCGCGAGCTTGAATTAACGTCCCGGAAAAGGGGAAACAATGGaacttaatatataataagaataagagAACAATAAACCTAAAAACGTacctttgatttaaaaaaaaaaagaaagaaaagggaacgCGTATTGAAAACGTCGCTTGATGACGACGAAGAGACAAAACCCCGTTAGCCGCTTCTGCTGTGTACTTTTTCGTAAATGTTACGTTCTTTGCGCGTTACGTCATCAACCCGGCGACAACGCGTGCGCGACGTGATTGCGTCACGCGTACGCgtgggcctttttttttgtattacaaaaATGATATTCATGATCTTATGATTTTGTGGAGTTTAAAATCAAGATTATCTGGGATATTTTACTCAGTCGTCATATAAATAATcttaatacttaataatacaaaaaatctATCAATcaaaatatactaaatatacaaaaagaagACCATCTTCATATAACACTGGTATGAAGATGGACTA from Cyclopterus lumpus isolate fCycLum1 chromosome 11, fCycLum1.pri, whole genome shotgun sequence harbors:
- the txnl4a gene encoding thioredoxin-like protein 4A, which gives rise to MSYMLPHLHNGWQVDQAILSEEDRVLVIRFGHDWDPTCMKMDEVLYSIAEKVKNFAVIYLVDITEVPDFNKMYELYDPCTVMFFFRNKHIMIDLGTGNNNKINWTMEDKQEMIDIVETVYRGARKGRGLVVSPKDYSTKYRY